One candidate division WOR-3 bacterium genomic window, TCCTCATACGATACATCGTCCTCTGTCATTCCCTGGAATTCCCCTTCAAATACGTTATTAAATTCACTAAAAACAGGATCAAGTAATTCGTGAATAGGCCGATTATGGCTAATTAGGTTTACTATGAAAGCTTTTCGTATCTGTTCTGTGATACCTTCAAGATTCAACAGCTGTTTTATGTCGTAAAAATCCCGAGGATGTTGTCTATCTAAAGCAGCACAGATTTTTCCTCCGAATATATCAGCAAAGGATGCAGTGATGGCTTCAAAGGAAAGTTCAAAAATATTTTGTGCCTTTTTACATAGTATATGTTTTTCTACAGGAAAGACAGTACCTCTGTTAACTAAATTTGGTTCAATTTTTATCTGTACATCAGTTTGTCTAATAAAAATTTTGTTAGTCATATTGGGATCAGTAATATGCCCTTTTTGAATACTTATACCAGGGATCCTGCGTTCAATATTTTCAGCTATTCGCGATAATGAGGATTCGATTTTTACCAAAGAAATATCTCTTGATTCTACAGGCAGATAAGTCAAATCTATATCTACGGATAATCTGGGCATGTTCCTGAAAAAGA contains:
- a CDS encoding nucleotidyl transferase AbiEii/AbiGii toxin family protein; translation: MEIKVKNSSTMKKKFFKQARLMLQSLPYVFEEKVFALKGGSAINFFFRNMPRLSVDIDLTYLPVESRDISLVKIESSLSRIAENIERRIPGISIQKGHITDPNMTNKIFIRQTDVQIKIEPNLVNRGTVFPVEKHILCKKAQNIFELSFEAITASFADIFGGKICAALDRQHPRDFYDIKQLLNLEGITEQIRKAFIVNLISHNRPIHELLDPVFSEFNNVFEGEFQGMTEDDVSYEDLVEVRRSLLHIIRRSLTENEKDFLLTFKKGEPNWNLSGIDVIEKLPAVQWKLANIRRMNKEKKTELLSKLRNVLSK